In uncultured Cohaesibacter sp., a genomic segment contains:
- the ppk2 gene encoding polyphosphate kinase 2, whose amino-acid sequence MPKPADDNTISSLDETTDKPHELTNLERILQQSKPDEGLAKSEEEANAPAGAAEETPHSSPSIYEMRHDPSEIRRVFERGVYPYKTKMKRQTYEKQKSLLQVELLKAQKWVEESGEKIVVLFEGRDAAGKGGTIKRFMEHLNPRTASVIALNKPTDRERTQWYYQRYVAHLPGAGEMVLFDRSWYNRAGVERVMGFCSPSEYLEFMRQTPEFERMICRSGIRLFKYWFSVTQEEQRRRFSSRETDPLKQWKLSPVDKASLDKWDDYTEAKEAMFFYTDTADAPWTIIKSNDKKRARLNCMQHFLASLPYPNKDRHIVHGPDPLIVGSSGQVIGNDAHILGKSLSPND is encoded by the coding sequence ATGCCAAAGCCAGCCGATGACAACACGATCAGCTCTCTTGATGAAACGACCGACAAGCCGCATGAATTGACGAATCTGGAAAGGATTTTGCAACAGAGCAAGCCTGATGAAGGGCTCGCGAAATCCGAAGAAGAGGCAAATGCCCCTGCGGGCGCGGCTGAGGAAACGCCTCACTCATCCCCATCCATCTATGAGATGCGCCACGATCCCAGCGAGATCAGACGTGTCTTCGAGCGTGGCGTTTATCCCTACAAGACCAAAATGAAGCGTCAGACCTATGAAAAGCAGAAAAGCCTTTTGCAGGTTGAGCTGCTCAAGGCGCAGAAATGGGTCGAAGAATCAGGCGAAAAGATCGTTGTGCTGTTTGAGGGTCGCGATGCGGCAGGCAAAGGCGGCACCATCAAGCGCTTCATGGAACATCTCAATCCCCGCACGGCCAGCGTTATAGCGCTCAACAAGCCGACCGACCGCGAGCGCACCCAATGGTATTATCAGCGCTATGTGGCTCATCTGCCCGGCGCCGGAGAAATGGTGCTGTTTGACCGCTCCTGGTATAACCGCGCTGGCGTTGAAAGGGTCATGGGTTTCTGCTCCCCCAGCGAATATCTTGAATTCATGCGCCAGACACCGGAATTTGAGCGCATGATCTGCCGCTCCGGCATCCGTCTGTTCAAATACTGGTTCTCGGTCACGCAGGAAGAGCAGCGCCGCCGTTTCTCCTCCAGAGAAACCGATCCGCTCAAACAATGGAAGCTGTCACCGGTCGACAAGGCATCGCTTGATAAGTGGGACGACTATACCGAGGCCAAGGAAGCCATGTTCTTCTACACCGACACCGCCGATGCCCCATGGACCATTATCAAATCCAATGACAAGAAACGGGCGCGACTAAACTGCATGCAGCATTTTCTGGCCAGCCTGCCCTACCCCAACAAGGATCGCCACATCGTCCATGGTCCCGATCCGCTGATTGTCGGCAGCTCCGGACAGGTCATCGGCAACGACGCCCACATTCTGGGCAAGAGCCTGAGCCCGAACGATTAG
- a CDS encoding deoxyguanosinetriphosphate triphosphohydrolase gives MIPEIGFGAQPRARYAVLPGQSRGRLFDEPASPTRTPFQRDRDRIIHSAAFRRLQAKTQVFLYHEGDMFRTRLTHTLEVSQIARSIARALSVDEDLAEALALSHDLGHTPFGHAGERALDFVMAPYGGFDHNAQSLRAVTALEQCYAEHDGLNLSWETLEGLVKHNGPLTDRQGKGIGHYEKGLPYAIRVYAEQQDLMLWSYASIEAQAAAIADDIAYNSHDIDDGLRAMLISLDQLRDVPMLSDLLGEVEDIYPGLSEERTAHELVRRLITRMVEDVINTSMDNLSRLKPQSVDDVREASQTIVGFSAEMTEAVTAIRRFLFEKVYREDNVMRIMRNAEQVLKDLFLYHFKAPDMMPFNWQFDLDGAPDKIVARRVADYVAGMTDRFAIQEHKRLFDVTPYLG, from the coding sequence ATGATTCCCGAGATTGGATTTGGTGCGCAGCCGCGTGCCCGTTATGCCGTTTTGCCCGGGCAGAGCAGGGGGCGTCTGTTTGATGAACCGGCCAGCCCGACCCGGACACCCTTTCAGCGAGACCGCGACCGCATCATCCATTCCGCAGCTTTCAGGCGCTTGCAGGCCAAGACACAGGTATTCCTCTATCATGAGGGGGACATGTTTCGTACACGGCTTACCCACACGCTGGAAGTCTCCCAGATTGCCCGCTCCATTGCCCGCGCCCTTTCTGTCGATGAAGATCTGGCCGAGGCGTTGGCGCTTTCCCATGATCTGGGCCACACGCCCTTTGGTCATGCGGGTGAACGTGCGCTTGATTTTGTGATGGCACCTTATGGTGGCTTTGATCACAATGCCCAGTCGCTGCGCGCGGTGACGGCACTGGAGCAATGCTATGCCGAGCATGACGGGCTCAATCTGAGCTGGGAAACGCTGGAAGGGCTGGTCAAGCATAACGGGCCGCTTACCGACAGGCAGGGCAAGGGAATTGGGCATTATGAAAAGGGGCTGCCCTATGCCATCCGCGTTTATGCCGAGCAACAGGATTTAATGCTGTGGTCCTATGCCAGCATCGAGGCGCAGGCGGCGGCGATTGCCGATGATATCGCCTATAATTCCCATGATATTGATGATGGTCTGAGAGCGATGCTGATATCGCTCGACCAGCTGCGCGATGTGCCGATGCTGTCCGATCTTCTTGGCGAGGTGGAGGATATATATCCGGGATTGAGCGAGGAGCGGACCGCGCATGAACTGGTTCGCCGTCTCATTACGCGCATGGTCGAGGATGTCATCAATACATCGATGGACAATCTGTCGCGCCTCAAGCCGCAATCGGTCGATGATGTGCGGGAGGCCTCCCAGACCATCGTTGGCTTTTCCGCTGAAATGACAGAGGCTGTCACCGCTATTCGGCGGTTCCTGTTTGAAAAAGTCTATCGCGAAGACAATGTCATGCGCATCATGCGCAATGCCGAGCAGGTGCTCAAGGATCTTTTCCTGTATCATTTTAAGGCACCCGACATGATGCCGTTTAACTGGCAGTTCGATCTGGATGGGGCTCCCGACAAGATCGTGGCCCGTCGCGTCGCCGACTATGTGGCTGGTATGACAGACCGTTTTGCTATTCAGGAGCATAAACGTCTGTTTGACGTCACACCATATTTGGGTTAG
- the lpdA gene encoding dihydrolipoyl dehydrogenase, with the protein MAQTEFDVIVVGSGPGGYVTAIRSSQLGLKTAIVEKNELGGICLNWGCIPTKALLRSAEIYHFMKNAKDYGLSADNVSFDLQKVVERSRGVSKQLNTGVGFLMKKNKVTVIKGEAVLEGKGSLTVAGADAGTYKAKHIILATGARPRVLPGLEPDGKLIWTYFNALKPDIMPKSLLVVGSGAIGIEFASFFNTMGADVTVVEMMPKILPVEDDEISAMARKSLEKQGIKILTEAKVTSVKKGGNNVEATVEKKGGKTEVIKADRIISAVGVQGNIENLGLEKLGIKTDRGCIVIDDYGRTNVEGIYAIGDVAGPPMLAHKAEHEGTICVEKIAGLHPHPMDKSKIPGCTYCHPQVSSVGLTEQACKAKGLDVRVGRFPFIANGKAIALGEPEGMIKTIFDKKTGQLLGAHMIGAEVTELIQGFCVAMGLETTEEELMETIFPHPTLSEMMPESVRDAYGRVIQT; encoded by the coding sequence ATGGCACAGACTGAATTTGACGTAATCGTAGTCGGTTCTGGACCTGGTGGTTATGTGACTGCCATTCGCTCCTCCCAGCTTGGTCTCAAGACGGCGATTGTCGAGAAGAATGAGCTGGGCGGGATCTGCCTCAACTGGGGCTGTATTCCGACCAAGGCACTGCTTCGCTCTGCCGAAATCTACCACTTCATGAAGAATGCCAAGGACTATGGTCTTTCGGCAGACAATGTCAGCTTTGATCTGCAGAAGGTTGTCGAGCGCTCTCGCGGTGTCTCCAAGCAGCTCAATACCGGCGTTGGCTTCCTGATGAAAAAGAACAAGGTCACCGTGATCAAGGGTGAGGCTGTTCTGGAAGGCAAGGGATCGCTGACGGTTGCCGGTGCTGATGCGGGTACCTACAAGGCCAAGCATATCATTCTGGCGACCGGTGCCCGCCCGCGCGTTCTGCCCGGACTTGAGCCGGACGGCAAGCTGATCTGGACCTATTTCAATGCGTTGAAGCCGGATATCATGCCCAAGAGCCTGCTGGTGGTTGGTTCCGGCGCGATCGGTATCGAGTTTGCCAGCTTCTTCAACACCATGGGGGCAGATGTCACCGTTGTTGAAATGATGCCGAAGATCCTGCCGGTGGAAGATGACGAAATCTCCGCCATGGCGCGCAAGTCTCTTGAGAAGCAGGGTATCAAGATCCTGACCGAAGCCAAGGTGACGAGCGTCAAGAAGGGCGGCAACAATGTCGAGGCCACCGTCGAGAAGAAGGGTGGTAAGACCGAGGTCATCAAGGCCGACCGCATCATCTCCGCCGTTGGTGTTCAGGGTAATATCGAAAATCTCGGCCTTGAGAAGCTTGGCATCAAGACGGATCGTGGCTGCATCGTGATTGACGACTATGGCCGCACCAATGTGGAAGGCATCTATGCCATTGGCGACGTTGCCGGTCCTCCGATGCTGGCACACAAGGCCGAGCATGAAGGCACGATCTGCGTTGAAAAGATCGCCGGTCTGCATCCCCATCCGATGGACAAGAGCAAGATTCCGGGTTGTACCTATTGTCATCCGCAGGTTTCCTCCGTCGGTCTTACCGAACAGGCTTGCAAGGCCAAGGGGCTTGACGTCCGCGTTGGTCGCTTCCCGTTCATTGCCAACGGCAAGGCCATTGCCCTTGGTGAGCCGGAGGGCATGATCAAGACGATTTTTGACAAGAAGACCGGCCAGCTGCTTGGTGCGCATATGATCGGTGCCGAAGTGACCGAACTCATTCAGGGCTTCTGTGTCGCGATGGGGCTGGAAACCACCGAAGAAGAGCTGATGGAAACGATCTTCCCGCACCCGACCCTGTCGGAAATGATGCCGGAATCGGTTCGTGACGCTTATGGTCGTGTGATCCAGACATGA
- the erpA gene encoding iron-sulfur cluster insertion protein ErpA, which yields MSNPITVTDRAIKRIATILSKEKEGAMLRISVSGGGCSGFQYNYDIVTSREDDDLVINKDGATILFDPLSLQYMEGSEVDFVSDLMGQSFQIKNPVATASCGCGTSFSI from the coding sequence ATGTCAAACCCGATCACAGTCACCGATCGCGCCATCAAACGAATCGCCACCATCCTTTCCAAAGAGAAGGAAGGGGCCATGCTGCGCATTTCCGTCAGCGGCGGCGGCTGCTCCGGTTTTCAATATAATTACGACATCGTGACCAGCCGCGAAGACGACGATCTGGTCATCAACAAGGACGGCGCCACCATCCTTTTCGATCCGCTCTCTTTGCAATATATGGAAGGCTCGGAAGTTGATTTTGTCAGCGATCTGATGGGACAGTCATTCCAGATCAAGAACCCTGTTGCCACCGCCTCCTGCGGATGCGGCACCAGCTTTTCGATCTGA
- a CDS encoding SRPBCC family protein, which translates to MPKFQSRHKVKHSAEDMFKLVADVERYPEFVPLCKALHIRGSKETEVGSILVADMVVAYKMISESFTSKVTLLPLQHQIVAEYLDGPFRYMENRWNFEPIEGEPDACHVVFYIDYEFRNRMLSGLMGAMFDKAFKKFSAAFEQRADLIYG; encoded by the coding sequence ATGCCCAAATTCCAGAGCCGACATAAAGTCAAGCATTCCGCTGAAGACATGTTCAAGCTGGTGGCCGATGTGGAGCGCTATCCGGAATTTGTGCCCCTTTGCAAGGCTCTTCATATCAGGGGCAGCAAGGAAACCGAAGTTGGCAGCATTCTGGTCGCCGATATGGTGGTGGCCTACAAGATGATCAGCGAAAGCTTCACCTCCAAGGTGACGCTTTTGCCCCTCCAGCATCAGATCGTCGCCGAATATCTCGACGGACCTTTCAGATATATGGAAAACCGCTGGAATTTCGAGCCGATTGAAGGTGAACCCGACGCCTGCCACGTGGTTTTTTATATCGATTATGAATTCCGCAACCGGATGCTTTCCGGTCTGATGGGGGCGATGTTTGACAAGGCTTTCAAGAAATTCTCGGCTGCCTTCGAGCAGCGGGCCGATCTCATCTATGGATAG
- a CDS encoding pyruvate dehydrogenase complex dihydrolipoamide acetyltransferase gives MPVTITMPALSPTMESGTLAKWLVKEGDAISAGDVIAEIETDKATMEVEAVDEGTIGKILVESGTADVAVNAPIALLLEEGEDASALEGFAAGAPAPAPAAAAETKEEAAPTAAAAPQANVAAGPAPTAADGNRIFSSPLARRLAKMNDLDLAKISGTGPRGRVVKRDVDAALEAGTAKAGAPAAAEAPKAAAAPAAAAAAPAGPSDEQVLKNFAEGSYELVPHDGMRKTIAKRLTEAKQTIPHFYVSVDCALDDLLALRGQLNSSAPRKDDKPVYKLSVNDMVIKALALALRDVPDANVSWTSDNMVKHKHVDVGVAVSIEGGLITPIIRKAEEKALSTISNEMKDLGKRAKERKLKPEEYQGGTTAVSNMGMMGVKSFSAVVNPPHSTILAVGAGEKRPVIVGDEIKVATMMTVTLSTDHRTVDGALGAELLKAFKGYIENPMSMLV, from the coding sequence ATGCCTGTAACAATTACGATGCCGGCCCTATCTCCAACCATGGAGAGCGGCACGCTCGCCAAATGGCTGGTCAAGGAAGGGGATGCTATCTCCGCCGGTGATGTGATCGCCGAAATCGAGACCGACAAGGCAACCATGGAAGTAGAAGCGGTTGACGAAGGCACCATCGGCAAGATTCTTGTCGAATCCGGTACTGCCGACGTCGCTGTCAATGCTCCGATTGCGCTGCTGCTGGAAGAAGGCGAAGACGCTTCCGCTCTGGAAGGGTTTGCGGCTGGTGCTCCGGCACCTGCGCCCGCTGCTGCGGCTGAGACCAAGGAAGAGGCTGCTCCTACAGCTGCCGCTGCGCCTCAGGCCAATGTTGCCGCCGGTCCTGCGCCGACGGCTGCCGATGGCAATCGCATCTTCTCTTCGCCGCTCGCCCGTCGTCTGGCCAAGATGAATGATCTCGATCTTGCCAAGATTTCTGGCACCGGCCCGCGCGGTCGTGTCGTCAAGCGCGACGTGGATGCCGCTCTTGAAGCCGGTACGGCAAAAGCGGGTGCGCCTGCTGCTGCCGAAGCACCGAAGGCTGCTGCTGCTCCGGCTGCCGCTGCTGCGGCTCCTGCGGGGCCGTCTGATGAACAGGTTCTCAAGAACTTTGCTGAAGGCTCTTACGAACTTGTGCCTCATGATGGCATGCGCAAGACCATTGCAAAACGTCTCACCGAAGCCAAGCAGACCATTCCACACTTCTATGTGTCGGTTGACTGCGCGCTTGATGATCTGCTCGCCTTGCGCGGCCAGCTCAACAGTTCCGCTCCGCGCAAGGACGACAAGCCGGTCTACAAACTGTCTGTCAACGACATGGTGATCAAGGCTCTGGCCCTTGCCCTGCGCGATGTGCCTGATGCCAACGTCTCCTGGACTTCGGACAATATGGTCAAGCACAAGCATGTTGATGTCGGTGTTGCGGTTTCCATCGAAGGTGGTCTGATTACGCCGATCATTCGCAAGGCCGAAGAGAAGGCTCTTTCCACCATCTCCAACGAGATGAAGGATCTGGGCAAGCGGGCCAAGGAACGCAAGCTCAAGCCTGAGGAATATCAGGGTGGTACGACTGCCGTGTCGAATATGGGCATGATGGGCGTCAAGAGCTTCTCGGCCGTTGTGAACCCGCCGCATTCGACCATTCTGGCCGTTGGTGCCGGTGAAAAGCGTCCTGTCATCGTTGGTGACGAAATCAAGGTGGCCACCATGATGACGGTCACCCTGTCGACCGATCACCGCACCGTTGATGGCGCTCTGGGTGCCGAACTGCTCAAGGCGTTCAAGGGTTATATCGAAAACCCGATGAGCATGCTGGTCTAA
- a CDS encoding GlsB/YeaQ/YmgE family stress response membrane protein, producing MGIIGWIIVGIIAGFIAEKVTNSNHGLFTNLIVGLIGAFVGGFLANRLGIHLVHRGSFIDTTIIATLGAILVLFVYQKVLR from the coding sequence ATGGGGATCATTGGTTGGATCATTGTCGGAATTATTGCCGGTTTCATTGCCGAAAAGGTCACGAATTCTAATCATGGCTTGTTTACAAACCTGATTGTAGGGTTGATCGGTGCTTTCGTTGGCGGGTTTCTTGCAAACCGCCTCGGCATTCATCTCGTGCACCGCGGCAGTTTTATCGACACGACGATTATCGCGACGCTGGGGGCAATCCTGGTGTTGTTTGTCTATCAAAAAGTTCTAAGGTGA
- the lipA gene encoding lipoyl synthase, with product MVTIIDTVSTRAEAASKPALKPRHPEKAHRPDNPIQRKPDWIRVKAPGSKTYKETLDIVRGNKLVTVCEEAGCPNMGECWSHKHASFMIMGGICTRACAFCNVATGIPGALDPDEPENTGRAVAQMGLKHVVITSVDRDDLADGGAQHFADVIHAIRAASPETTIEVLTPDFLRKEGALEIVVAAKPDVFNHNLETVPSNYLKVRPGARYFHSIRLLQKVKELDPTMFTKSGIMVGLGEERNEVLQLMDDLRVADVDFLTIGQYLQPSRKHHPVIKFVTPQEFKGYETIAYTKGFLMVSANPLTRSSHHAGEDFEKLKAARRAKLGQ from the coding sequence ATGGTCACCATCATTGATACCGTTTCTACCCGGGCAGAGGCTGCAAGCAAGCCTGCGCTCAAACCCCGTCATCCGGAAAAGGCCCACCGGCCAGACAATCCCATTCAGAGAAAGCCGGACTGGATCCGCGTCAAGGCGCCCGGCTCCAAGACCTACAAGGAAACCCTCGATATCGTGCGGGGCAACAAGCTTGTGACTGTCTGTGAGGAAGCCGGATGCCCGAATATGGGCGAATGCTGGTCGCACAAGCATGCCAGCTTCATGATCATGGGCGGCATCTGCACCCGAGCTTGCGCTTTCTGCAATGTTGCTACCGGTATCCCCGGTGCGCTCGATCCGGACGAGCCGGAAAATACCGGGCGGGCTGTGGCCCAGATGGGCCTCAAGCATGTGGTGATCACCTCGGTTGACCGCGATGATCTGGCCGATGGCGGAGCACAGCATTTTGCCGATGTCATCCATGCCATCCGTGCCGCTTCGCCGGAAACCACCATCGAGGTGCTGACGCCGGACTTTTTGCGCAAGGAAGGGGCTCTGGAGATTGTGGTGGCGGCAAAGCCGGATGTGTTCAATCACAATCTGGAAACGGTGCCTTCCAATTATCTCAAGGTACGGCCCGGTGCCCGTTATTTCCATTCCATCCGTTTGCTGCAAAAGGTCAAGGAGCTGGATCCGACCATGTTCACCAAATCTGGCATCATGGTGGGGCTTGGCGAGGAGCGTAACGAGGTTTTGCAGCTGATGGATGACCTGCGGGTCGCCGATGTCGATTTCCTGACCATCGGTCAGTATTTGCAGCCCAGCCGCAAGCATCATCCGGTGATCAAGTTTGTGACGCCGCAGGAATTCAAGGGCTATGAAACCATCGCCTATACCAAGGGCTTCCTGATGGTGTCTGCCAATCCGCTGACGCGCTCTTCCCATCATGCCGGGGAGGATTTCGAAAAGCTCAAGGCCGCACGCCGCGCCAAGCTTGGACAGTAA
- a CDS encoding delta-class carbonic anhydrase: MTKNISLMVAAACLFSLSGAAWAGDQSFKAVSDDLINAQRAALAESAKDAGYGPQAPRDLDALDGTNMRLFSRAPSYKQMNLCNIHFHKNAEHKGGDFTTYAGNGDGEGYGSGWKYNDADKLSKDELAAFDHGVGKTEHSPLATLYPGDTIEVHYVYSTAQVKPGPTLNSCFNDTIKNPQLRVEGQVFVLVNDSEAADFLDLVEVEKENGLYQAPGLPTNSGEPIQYEGSTTGPGYNEVPSPFQVSWGVRPRVLKVNIASVEKWLEGNVFEEDHAHGVRNLVINPELLSQMQ, translated from the coding sequence GTGACCAAAAATATTTCTCTAATGGTTGCTGCTGCTTGCCTGTTTTCCCTTTCTGGAGCTGCTTGGGCTGGCGATCAATCCTTCAAGGCCGTTTCGGATGACTTGATCAACGCACAGCGCGCTGCGCTGGCTGAAAGCGCCAAGGATGCCGGCTATGGCCCTCAGGCCCCGCGTGATCTCGATGCTCTGGATGGCACCAATATGCGCCTTTTCAGCCGGGCTCCGAGCTACAAGCAGATGAATCTGTGCAACATTCACTTTCACAAGAATGCTGAACATAAGGGCGGTGATTTCACCACTTATGCCGGTAACGGTGATGGTGAGGGCTATGGTTCAGGCTGGAAATATAACGATGCGGACAAGCTGAGCAAGGATGAGCTGGCTGCCTTTGATCACGGCGTTGGCAAAACCGAACATAGCCCGCTGGCTACGCTCTATCCCGGTGACACGATCGAAGTGCATTATGTTTATTCCACCGCACAGGTCAAACCCGGCCCAACCCTGAATTCCTGCTTCAATGACACGATCAAGAATCCGCAATTGCGCGTGGAAGGTCAGGTCTTTGTGCTGGTTAATGACAGCGAAGCTGCCGATTTCCTTGATCTCGTAGAGGTGGAAAAGGAAAATGGGCTCTATCAGGCTCCGGGTCTGCCAACCAATTCCGGTGAGCCGATCCAGTATGAAGGGTCAACCACTGGTCCGGGCTATAACGAAGTGCCATCGCCATTTCAGGTCAGCTGGGGCGTTCGTCCTCGCGTGCTGAAGGTCAATATTGCTTCGGTCGAAAAATGGCTGGAAGGCAATGTCTTCGAGGAAGACCATGCTCACGGCGTGCGCAATCTGGTCATCAATCCAGAGCTGTTGTCCCAGATGCAGTAA
- the xth gene encoding exodeoxyribonuclease III encodes MRIATWNINGIKARHPNLLRWLEEEKPDIACLQEIKSVDEAFPRADIEALGYNVETHGQKSFNGVAILSRLPFEEVNRGLPGDDSDEQARFIEGLFATNKGPLRVISLYLPNGNPVDSDKYPYKLGWMRRLISWTRERLLLEEAFMLSGDYNVIPTAEDVHDHDAWWGDALYREETLELFRELKALGLTEAFRACNGTPHQYSFWDYQAGAWPRNNGIRIDHHLLSPEAADMLKSCEIQKATRDWEKPSDHVPVMLTLNCKQA; translated from the coding sequence ATGCGCATAGCCACCTGGAACATCAACGGCATCAAGGCCCGTCACCCCAATCTGCTGCGCTGGCTGGAAGAGGAAAAGCCCGACATTGCCTGCCTGCAGGAAATCAAGTCGGTGGATGAGGCCTTCCCACGCGCCGACATCGAAGCGCTGGGCTATAATGTCGAAACCCACGGCCAGAAGAGCTTCAATGGCGTGGCTATCCTCTCGCGCCTGCCCTTCGAAGAGGTCAATCGCGGCCTGCCCGGCGATGACAGCGACGAGCAGGCCCGTTTCATCGAAGGCCTGTTCGCAACCAACAAGGGTCCGTTGCGGGTCATCAGTCTCTATCTGCCAAATGGCAACCCGGTCGACAGCGACAAATATCCCTACAAGCTGGGCTGGATGCGGCGCCTGATAAGCTGGACCAGAGAGCGCCTGCTGCTGGAGGAAGCCTTCATGCTTTCAGGTGACTATAATGTCATTCCAACCGCAGAAGATGTTCATGATCATGACGCATGGTGGGGAGATGCGCTTTATCGCGAGGAAACGCTGGAGCTTTTCCGAGAGCTCAAGGCGCTTGGCCTGACCGAGGCTTTCCGCGCCTGCAATGGGACCCCGCATCAATATTCATTCTGGGATTATCAGGCCGGTGCCTGGCCGCGCAACAATGGCATTCGCATCGACCATCATCTGCTCTCGCCCGAAGCGGCAGACATGCTCAAGAGCTGCGAAATCCAGAAGGCCACACGCGACTGGGAAAAGCCGTCCGACCATGTGCCGGTAATGTTGACCCTCAATTGCAAACAGGCCTGA
- a CDS encoding tetratricopeptide repeat protein has protein sequence MKRQTSFAVKLLQTLALVGLFGAAGSMPSYAFDPRTIEEGQASPDEAFRFGAQAYKFGNKSTAVQALTYAAHNGHMASQWKLGRMYEEGDGVVKDPGQAFDLFNGIVKQYGDAQPGSVEARYVSNAIVKLSSFVRTGIVGKLTPDPGKARDFLQYAASYFRDPDAQYHLAMSYLDQSDGKIEPKMAARWLSKAARKGHVPAQLELGEMLLEGNILPRQPVNGLKWLTIARTLDSTNPEVLDRQEAAFALADEATRKKAVALASEWLEKGGD, from the coding sequence ATGAAGCGTCAAACGAGTTTTGCGGTAAAGCTATTGCAGACTTTGGCTCTTGTCGGTTTGTTTGGAGCCGCAGGGAGTATGCCTTCCTATGCCTTCGATCCGCGGACGATCGAAGAGGGGCAGGCCAGTCCCGATGAAGCCTTTCGGTTCGGTGCGCAGGCCTACAAGTTCGGCAACAAATCGACTGCCGTACAGGCGCTGACCTATGCTGCCCATAACGGGCATATGGCATCGCAATGGAAGCTGGGGCGCATGTATGAAGAAGGCGACGGCGTGGTCAAGGACCCCGGTCAGGCCTTCGATCTGTTCAATGGCATCGTCAAGCAATATGGCGATGCCCAGCCCGGCTCAGTTGAGGCTCGCTATGTCTCCAATGCCATCGTCAAATTGAGCAGTTTTGTCCGCACCGGTATCGTGGGCAAGCTTACTCCGGATCCGGGCAAGGCGCGGGACTTTTTGCAATATGCTGCCTCCTATTTCCGCGATCCTGATGCCCAATATCATCTGGCCATGTCCTATCTGGACCAGTCGGACGGCAAGATCGAGCCGAAAATGGCGGCGCGCTGGCTAAGTAAAGCGGCTCGCAAGGGGCACGTCCCGGCGCAATTGGAGCTTGGTGAGATGCTGCTTGAGGGCAATATTCTGCCACGGCAGCCGGTCAATGGCCTCAAGTGGCTGACGATTGCCCGAACGCTGGATTCGACCAATCCCGAGGTTCTGGATCGGCAGGAAGCGGCTTTTGCTCTGGCTGATGAGGCAACGCGCAAGAAGGCCGTTGCCCTTGCCAGCGAATGGTTGGAGAAAGGCGGCGATTGA